caaataaaatcagtttcttacaaaaactcaacgagtaaagtcttcttatttgggattttacagctgtcaattttaataaattattgcaCGGCAAAAAAGACGAggaaaaggaggaggaggactgtATGGGATGGGATGGATACCGCTCTTCTGATCCTCGATCGCCGCACTTAATGACAACAATGCGCAAACAAAACACATACCAAACGGTGGGTATGTGCCATAAATTCCACGGGCGTAACCACCGAAATTCTCCGATGGTCGGATTAAAGCCTCGCCCTGTCAACCTGTCAGcgaaactgaaaaaaaataaaatattcgcGAACTGGGCCCTCTTGTAACTCTCCATTTTAGGGTGGCTCAAGACATATCACCTGTCGCGGTGCAAAAAAGAACCAGCACTTCAACTTCGAGCGCATTACAAGcgtatgcaaattaaaatccCGGCGATTACAATTGCGATTCGGATTTCGATTGCGATTTCGCTTTCATTAAACGTGACTGCCAACACCACTTGCGATATGCGATTTGTAATTTGCATAGAGCAGCGATCGCTGATTGGTGATCGCCAGTCGAACGAGCAATAAATCATTTTGTCGCCCAGGCtggcaaattaaaatcaatcaGGCGACACGCGCTGACAACGCCAATGATTGACGATTGATTGAGCACGCTTGCGGCTGGCATTCTTTGaggaaaatattatatttctataacaaaaactttgtaaagttaaataaaaatgttaatgaaagttaaaaaaaaaaaaattggtcaTTATGTATCCTATAATTCCTATTTTCCAGATTCCCGAGAGACGGGTTTCGTGAACGCGATCACAGCCGCGGGAGTGACCTACGCCGTGACGAAGGCCTGCACGATGGGCCAGCTGGTGGAGTGCTCCTGCGACAAGGCGCATATGCGCAGAAACGGCGGCCAGCCACAGATGGTGACGGCGGCCACCGCAGAGGCGGCACTGGAGCGGCAGCAACAGGCGGCGATGCTGCGACAACAAATGCCGCTGCAGGATCAACATCCCAGTCAGCGGCTGAGTCGCATGAACAACGCCAGCACCATGACCGATATAGCTCCAGTGGAGCATAGAGGCGGGCGAAATCGCAGGCCCGGCGGAAGGCGGGGGCGCCGCAAGTTCTGGGACAACATTAAGTTTCCCGAGGGGCAGTGGGAGTGGGGCGGATGCAGTGACAACGTTAACTTTGGCCTTCGTCACTCGCGCGTTTTCCTTGACGCcaagcaaaggcaaaggcgTAGCGATCTGGGCACGCTGGTTAAGTTCCACAATAATAACGCAGGTCGATTGGTAagtaatacaaaaatattagcCACTAACGCTAGCCACCATTGCAAATTATCTTAGTTAAATATAAGTTCTATAATTATTATAAGTAACAAATGCATCCTGAATTCTGGCATCTTTTCAGGCCATTCGCGATGCCATGCGGCTGGAGTGCAAGTGTCACGGGCTTTCCGGCTCCTGCACGGTGAAGACCTGCTGGCTGAAGATGCCTCCGTTCCGAGAAGTGGCAGGACGACTGCGAGACCGGTATGACAGTGCTAGGAAGGTGACGTTGCGCAACGACGGGAACAGCTTCATGCCGGAGAGTCCGCACGCGAGGCCAGCGAACAAGTACCAGTTGGTCTTCGCAGACGATTCGCCCGACTTTTGCACACCCAACTCCAAGACGGGAGCACTCGGAACTCAGGGCAGGGAGTGCAATGTGACCAGTTCCGGATCGGAT
The sequence above is a segment of the Drosophila melanogaster chromosome 2L genome. Coding sequences within it:
- the Wnt6 gene encoding Wnt oncogene analog 6, isoform C, coding for MRLLMVIAILIFAMPMTGFGWAEGTNILLDPNLMCKKTRRLRGKLAEICRHDSALLKEIIINGINLGFRECEFQFRNRRWNCTVLRKSMRKILMRDSRETGFVNAITAAGVTYAVTKACTMGQLVECSCDKAHMRRNGGQPQMVTAATAEAALERQQQAAMLRQQMPLQDQHPSQRLSRMNNASTMTDIAPVEHRGGRNRRPGGRRGRRKFWDNIKFPEGQWEWGGCSDNVNFGLRHSRVFLDAKQRQRRSDLGTLVKFHNNNAGRLAIRDAMRLECKCHGLSGSCTVKTCWLKMPPFREVAGRLRDRYDSARKVTLRNDGNSFMPESPHARPANKYQLVFADDSPDFCTPNSKTGALGTQGRECNVTSSGSDRCDRLCCNRGHTRRIVEEQTNCKCVFKWCCEVTCEKCLEHRAVNTCL